Genomic segment of Verrucomicrobiia bacterium:
ATGAGCTTCTGCTTGCCCGTGAAAAACGGGTGCGACGCGCTCGACAGGTCGAGATAAACCAGCGGGTAGGTCTTGCCGTCTTCCCACGTGATCGTTTCCTGCGTCTTCACCGTCGAGCGGGTGAGGATCGCAAAATCCGCGGCCATGTCTTTGAAAACGACTTCTCTGTATTCGGGGTGTATTCCTTTTTTCATTTTATTTCTCCACCTTATTCATGCTGAGTAAAAACTCGGCATTG
This window contains:
- a CDS encoding type B 50S ribosomal protein L31, which gives rise to MKKGIHPEYREVVFKDMAADFAILTRSTVKTQETITWEDGKTYPLVYLDLSSASHPFFTGKQKLMDTAGRIDRLTKKFGAKVAVGNQKKKAAPVSIAQKLKEAAAKSKEKEQAKEATEKK